One Hevea brasiliensis isolate MT/VB/25A 57/8 chromosome 6, ASM3005281v1, whole genome shotgun sequence genomic window, TACAGAATTTCTTGGAATTAAAATGAATAGTGGAATACCAAAGGGAGATGTGATGTATTTTGCCCAAAAAGCAACGGGAATATGCTTTGAAGCTATCTCCAGACTCAGTTATGAAGCGACATTCGCATGAAATAACACCCATGAATTTACGAGAATAATTAGCAGCTTCAGGTGCTAAGAGAGCACAAAAAAGGATCTTGACGAAGGGGGTAGCATGTGAATGAGGACTGGGTGCTGTGAGAAAGCATGACAATGAAGATCCATTATCATTTTTATACATCATCCATTCCGGCACTTCACTTCCTGGGATGCATAACCAATCCTTCCAATTAAAATTCGTTGCAttagcctgaaaaaaaaaaaaaatcacttacGCATTTATAGAGATGTAGTTTGGTGTGGTCTGATTTAGAAAAACTTTTAAAAaccaaattaaaaaagaaaaagatgttTGTTTTAACTTGTAAGTTGATCAAGCTAGTTTATAAGCTCTAAAAATAAACTGACCtatttgtttataataattttttggtTTATAACAATTTTTAAGCTTGTAAATTCAATTTATAAGATATAAGAAAAAAGTTAGGAACCCAACTTTTCATTTTGGTGTTCATATGTTAATTTGACcaaatattttactatattattctcatttaatttttaaaatttcatcataaatcttatttaacttttttttgtcattttaataataaatatgcttataagttatttttatcaaaaatatCAACAGTTTATTTATCACTTATAAACATTTTAATTAAACAtataattgtttaaaattttaaatgcttataaGTTGATATTAGCTTTCATAAGTTAAGCTAAACATTTtttaaatcatatatatatatatatatataagccaaatcaaaccaaattaaaAGCCCATTTGATTATTGTAGTTCAACTGGAATCACACAAAAATGTTCCAAATCACCCATCGACAATCTGAGAGGTTGAGCATGGTGCGGAGAGACAATTAtacattgatttttaattttaaataaaagaaatattttttattttaatttgactaATTTAGTCaactaaataaaattacaactaattttaataattgaggtttaaaatttgagtttttggtATCATGAGCAAAAAATAACTATTAGCTAtagttataaaatttaaaatgctaacttaatatatatttatttaatcctATAAACAAAAAATTTATTCATTTAGAAATTATAATGTTTTAAATTAACCTATGAATAAAAACTATTTATTTGATCAACAAGCAATGCAATATAGTTTTATGATACATTCATTGCACGTGATTTaaatgttataaattaattaatgagcTTAATTCCCAAACCTTTAgatttttgtcttttctttatctACTTTTTAAGTCTATTCAACTAATTTTCTTGAATTCAACTTTATAAATGtaatataaacaaaaaaaaaggataaatgaAATGTGTGTTATGGTGGGGCGATTTATTTTTAGGTTTAGGTTTTCACATTTAAAtaagatttatttattaaatagtcttatttaataagattttctttaatttataaacttttattaattattttatatatatatatatatatatatatatatatatatatatatatatatatatcaaagcttttttatctttaaaaaaaattaaagaggatAAATCAAACTAAactcttaaaattaatttaatttaattttttttttgaatttataaTCTAAATCAAATAATGCACTTATATAACACTAGAGGGAAAGAGATGGACCTTTTTGTTCAGATATTGTTCCTCTGGTTGTCCCATGCTTTGAAGTTTCAGCAGTATTAATTCACTGCATACACTCTTATCCAAATTAATGCATTTGCTAAGATTCATCCTCAAGCAGGAATTCATATATCCTTGTATGAATGATCTCGATACAAATTCCACAGATGTGCAGTTTTCTGCATCTAACTCTGCTAGACCTGGTGGAAGCTCTGGCAAATATTGAAGCATCATGCAATCACTTAAATCAAGTATATTCAACTTAGAACATTTCTCGATGCTTGCAGGTATGCTTCTGAAGTTATTTCCACTTAAATATAAATATACCAATGACTCTAAAGAGCCAAGATTACTAGGAATTTCTGATATATAACAACGCTGCAGAGAAAGCTCCCGAAGAGAGGCCAAACCTGTGAAAGGAGGCAATATCAAACCTTCACATCCATCACAGTTCAAGTAGTTCAATTTCTTCAACTGATTGATAGAAGGTGGTAGTTCTTTTATCCCACTTCCAGTTGCCTTCAGGTTCTCCAGAGATTCCAATTCGCCCAACTTTTCTGGCAATCCATGGAGATTTACACAATATTTGATGTTTAGACATTTTAGAGATTTCAGATTGCATATGCTGTTTGGAAGACTCGCTAGCTTTTTGCATCCCTTGAGATAAAGATATTCAAGGCATCTCAATTCGCCTAAGCTGCTTGGCAGATGAGCTAGTTCTGAGCAACCATTCAAAGAAAGACTTACAAGATTCGTCAAATAAATGCCGCTTGGAAAATGACAGAGTTTTTCGCAGTGTCGAAGATCTAGATCTATAATCTTGCTGTGATACTTAGAAGACGAAGAAAAATCAACCAAACTCATACAGCCTCGCAAAATTATAACCTCAAGTTTTGGGAATTTCGACAGGTCTGGAATTTTGATCAGTTGTTCCGAGTTGCTGAGATCCATAAATATCAACTTTTCAAGACACTGTAAAGACAAAGAAAAGCTTAAGAATAAGTTTCTCTATCCTCAAGTTTCAACAGATAATTTCATAAAGAATCATGCTCAACCATACCAGATCATCTTCGTTCCAAAGTTGTTTGAGTTGGCTACTCTGCATGTGCAATTCAACAAGattctcagggcaaaatttcgaTGGCAATGATTTCAAAGGGTATTGATCCCAGTAGAGAAACCTCAGCtcatttggaagaaattccaagccTTTAGGAAGATGCAACTTGATTTCCTTAAAGCAAGGATTGTAAAATTTGAGCAATCTAAGCTTATAAAATTTCTCAAAGGCAGAAGGACATAGttccatatttttaattttggacAAGTCCAATGATATGGCTTCAACACTTTCAGCCTCCTGATAAAGAAAATTAAGCAAAGAAAATGAGCATAAAACACACAAAACTACATttcttgttaaaaaaaaaaacaaatatgaAAAAAATCAATGCATTCTTACTTTGTCTGTTGTCAGTACGTAATATATATCCTTGGCATTCCACAACCTGCTGTGCTTTCTGGGCTTTTTGTTTTCCTTGCAAACAATATCCTTACCCATTTGTTCTAGCAAGTCATGCATCTCTAACTTCTCTTTGAAAATATTTATGAGAGACTTGTCAAGCAGATTACGTATTCCACTTTCAGCAAAAAAACCACAgcaatctaatatattttttacacGATCTTTATCTTCCCCTTTAAAAAAACATGCAAT contains:
- the LOC110647361 gene encoding disease resistance protein RPV1-like, with translation MAAAAAASSSSSSSSINLQWKKNDAFISFRGADIRDGFLSHLYEALRRKQIRTFKDDKLERGEEISPALLQTIENSKFSENYAFSPWCLDELVKILECQKTTGQIVLPVFYKVDPSDVQELTGRFGDALSQHKKKFKHRLEKVESWSLALKRTANISGWDSRIIKPETKLIEEIVNDVGKKLNNLFLSVYDEEGFVGIDSRVKKVESLLCLESKDVRMIGIWGMGGIGKTTIADKVFNRIVNKFESQYFAANVREKLEKGTPVHLRDEILCKILGGEDFHVGTPCTLHPFIKNSLQNRRVLFVLDDVDGYLHLEELVGGWNLYGPGSRIIITSRDKQVLEIVKCEKYIYEVEKLNDCESLQLFSLHAFKQTQPTNGYMRQLSERVISYTQGVPLALKVLGCSLYGKVVKEWESELEKLETIPNKEIQGILRRSYDGLDDNEKSIFLDIACFFKGEDKDRVKNILDCCGFFAESGIRNLLDKSLINIFKEKLEMHDLLEQMGKDIVCKENKKPRKHSRLWNAKDIYYVLTTDKEAESVEAISLDLSKIKNMELCPSAFEKFYKLRLLKFYNPCFKEIKLHLPKGLEFLPNELRFLYWDQYPLKSLPSKFCPENLVELHMQSSQLKQLWNEDDLCLEKLIFMDLSNSEQLIKIPDLSKFPKLEVIILRGCMSLVDFSSSSKYHSKIIDLDLRHCEKLCHFPSGIYLTNLVSLSLNGCSELAHLPSSLGELRCLEYLYLKGCKKLASLPNSICNLKSLKCLNIKYCVNLHGLPEKLGELESLENLKATGSGIKELPPSINQLKKLNYLNCDGCEGLILPPFTGLASLRELSLQRCYISEIPSNLGSLESLVYLYLSGNNFRSIPASIEKCSKLNILDLSDCMMLQYLPELPPGLAELDAENCTSVEFVSRSFIQGYMNSCLRMNLSKCINLDKSVCSELILLKLQSMGQPEEQYLNKKANATNFNWKDWLCIPGSEVPEWMMYKNDNGSSLSCFLTAPSPHSHATPFVKILFCALLAPEAANYSRKFMGVISCECRFITESGDSFKAYSRCFLGKIHHISLWYSTIHFNSKKFCIREASFQFYVGLESMRDFTFDVGVHKCGVHLMFDDNLEDDDDDRKRWSAMVFYDRAITEGLFFTPSVEYDHEQYPLQGLKEKQEFKCFDLNFSLSFLFTLVICLATASDQTEAQPTQMVFALMLIHVCLKLLSFNSSLSLHGIYN